The DNA segment CGGTTAAAGAGATTAACGACTACATTCGCGAGGCGGTGCCTAAGCATTTGGCTTTGGATTATCCTAATTTTGAAGTAATTGTTCTGCCGGATAAATACGAGGGTGGGGAAGAGTTTGAGGATGATATTCGGATTATTCCCACCTATCCAAAAACTGGCCCGGCAGATAAACGGGACATGGGTGCAGAGGCGGCTAAGGGAGATATTTTAGTATTTATTGATGACGACGCTTACCCCCGCAAGGATTGGCTTAAAAACGCTGTCCCCTATTTTGAAAATGAAAAGATTGCTGCGGTTTGTGGGCCGGGAGTAACGCCGCCAAACGATAGTGTGTATAAAAAGGTTAGTGGTTGGGTTTCTGCTTCTCTACTCGGCGGAGGTAATGTTACACACCGCTTTATTCCCCAGGAAAAAAGGGAGGTAGATGATTACCCTTCCATGAATTTATTGGTGCGGAAAAGTGATTACGAAGCAGTAGGTGGGTATGATTCTCATTATTGGCCTGGCGAAGATACCAAACTTTGTTTGGATTTAACACACGGGCTTGGTAAAAAAATAGTTTATGATCCAGAAGTTTTGGTATATCACCACCGTCGGGACATTTTTGTGCCGCATCTGCGACAGAATGGGCGTTACGGTCAGCACCGGGGCTACTTTGCCAGAGCTTTACCTGAAACATCTTTTCGACTTGCCTATTTTGTGCCTTCAGTTTTTACCCTATTCCTGTTTCTGACCCCTTTTTTAAATTTGGCAATTTCTCCATTTTTCTCAAAAATTTCTTCTCTCCTTATTACTAGTTACGGGTTACTAGTTACTATTTACTTTGTCCTTCTTTTGTTGACAGCAGTTTGGGTTTACGAACACGAATGCGATTGGAGAGTTGCCCTTCTTACTATTCCCGCTATTTTCGTCACCCACATCTGGTACGGAATTAAATTTATCCAAGGTCTTTTATCGAGTGAGCTTGAGCGTTGAAATTTCGGCAAGGAAAAGAACCAGGTTCTAAGACCGGTCCCAGAACCTGGTTCTGGGGAATTGCCGAAATTAGAAAGG comes from the Patescibacteria group bacterium genome and includes:
- a CDS encoding glycosyltransferase, which translates into the protein MKGPFVSIIIPVKEINDYIREAVPKHLALDYPNFEVIVLPDKYEGGEEFEDDIRIIPTYPKTGPADKRDMGAEAAKGDILVFIDDDAYPRKDWLKNAVPYFENEKIAAVCGPGVTPPNDSVYKKVSGWVSASLLGGGNVTHRFIPQEKREVDDYPSMNLLVRKSDYEAVGGYDSHYWPGEDTKLCLDLTHGLGKKIVYDPEVLVYHHRRDIFVPHLRQNGRYGQHRGYFARALPETSFRLAYFVPSVFTLFLFLTPFLNLAISPFFSKISSLLITSYGLLVTIYFVLLLLTAVWVYEHECDWRVALLTIPAIFVTHIWYGIKFIQGLLSSELER